A single region of the Hylaeus volcanicus isolate JK05 chromosome 5, UHH_iyHylVolc1.0_haploid, whole genome shotgun sequence genome encodes:
- the LOC128877118 gene encoding tRNA-uridine aminocarboxypropyltransferase 1, which yields MAESDVTNDYVERLSNLEVEQRIIDRAPFRHLKITDAQVLDTIEGREICNRCYKSRKFFCYSCCLPVIPEKYFPRVKLPIKIDIVKHAREIDGKSTAIHAAVLAPNDVRIFTYPDFPDIVDKEEQN from the exons atggcGGAATCTGATGTGACGAATGATTATGTCGAAAGACTTTCAAACTTGGAGGTAGAACAGAGAATCATCGATAGGGCGCCATTTCGTCATTTGAAAATTACCGATGCTCAAGTTTTAGACACGATCGAAGGCAGGGAGATATGTAACCGATGTTACAAATCACGGAAATTCTTTTGTTACTCGTGTTGCTTACCGGTAATCCCTGAAAAATACTTTCCCAGAGTGAAG ttaCCAATTAAGATTGACATTGTTAAGCATGCACGTgaaatcgatggaaaaagTACAGCTATTCATGCAGCTGTGCTGGCACCAAACGATGTGAGAATTTTTACATATCCTGATTTCCCAGACATAGTAGACAAGGAAGAG CAAAACTAG
- the LOC128877117 gene encoding UBA-like domain-containing protein 2 isoform X1: MDALREQVMINQFVLAAGCAREQAKQLLQAAHWQFETALSIFFQEAAIPPCAQGPGTHFGQITPCNTPATPPNFPDALLAFSKMSAGEKTPSGMSPSQNGLHQNSMQTGTTAQHHGGRCSVTGNAQQQTQNQQQFGLGEPQR, from the exons ATGGACGCCCTTCGCGAGCAAGTGATGATCAATCAGTTCGTGCTGGCCGCTGGTTGTGCCAGAGAGCAAGCGAAACAGTTGCTGCAGGCGGCACACTGGCAATTCGAG aCTGCCCTCAGTATTTTCTTCCAAGAGGCTGCGATACCTCCGTGCGCACAAGGACCTGGTACGCATTTCGGCCAA ATAACGCCATGCAACACACCGGCCACACCGCCAAATTTCCCTGACGCGCTTCTCGCGTTCTCCAAAATGTCCGCAGGAGAGAAAACTCCCTCGG GGATGTCCCCGAGTCAGAATGGATTGCATCAAAACTCGATGCAAACGGGGACGACGGCACAGCATCACGGTGGACGGTGTAGCGTGACCGGGAACGCGCAACAACAGACGCAGAATCAACAACAATTTGGCTTAGGCGAGCCGCAGAGATAA
- the LOC128877117 gene encoding UBA-like domain-containing protein 2 isoform X2, which translates to MDALREQVMINQFVLAAGCAREQAKQLLQAAHWQFEITPCNTPATPPNFPDALLAFSKMSAGEKTPSGMSPSQNGLHQNSMQTGTTAQHHGGRCSVTGNAQQQTQNQQQFGLGEPQR; encoded by the exons ATGGACGCCCTTCGCGAGCAAGTGATGATCAATCAGTTCGTGCTGGCCGCTGGTTGTGCCAGAGAGCAAGCGAAACAGTTGCTGCAGGCGGCACACTGGCAATTCGAG ATAACGCCATGCAACACACCGGCCACACCGCCAAATTTCCCTGACGCGCTTCTCGCGTTCTCCAAAATGTCCGCAGGAGAGAAAACTCCCTCGG GGATGTCCCCGAGTCAGAATGGATTGCATCAAAACTCGATGCAAACGGGGACGACGGCACAGCATCACGGTGGACGGTGTAGCGTGACCGGGAACGCGCAACAACAGACGCAGAATCAACAACAATTTGGCTTAGGCGAGCCGCAGAGATAA